Proteins encoded by one window of Peptococcaceae bacterium 1198_IL3148:
- a CDS encoding primase C-terminal domain-containing protein, with amino-acid sequence MTSQKEILDIVKFFLEDQLTEKPKRLRVVGAKDNDRKNDLGYVFTAEVDVVGELTNHKSCRTYSTLKHRLSNFFTSYWTPNTFFHWKYRNKESLRWINAIVVDIDKKIPIVELLTLIDAAGLPGATLINRTPSGGWHVYWKIDRVRAFSGALKQYEDITKTIAYYLGADDNALTAERYFRVPKDVQFFSKENSYDFETLINWLATKDVPATAEKNYGQLKFISKGILNHPAIRKLLKGVEEGKRDNTAFTLALVYKVEGYSKEQTLQALEAWNVKNTPMLSYAQLRSKVKSAFKSKYKGPKSSYVTELSGIPFTYRVIKNDEHPKERKRKEYVKLSTIKSAIIYALKKVGGQLSISQSKLAKVLGVSLRSLQKAISELRRKNKLISMSTGTGKSTVTVYKLCTNSGRYESKEIQLELFQNLQIPFLTQILLHMDVVVGGNPFPDSISVLL; translated from the coding sequence ATGACCAGTCAGAAAGAAATTTTAGATATAGTTAAATTTTTCTTAGAGGATCAACTAACTGAAAAGCCAAAGCGTTTGCGAGTTGTTGGTGCTAAAGATAATGATAGAAAAAATGATTTAGGTTATGTATTTACTGCCGAGGTTGATGTTGTGGGCGAGTTAACTAATCATAAGTCTTGTCGGACGTATAGCACATTAAAACATCGTCTATCTAACTTTTTTACATCTTACTGGACACCGAATACTTTTTTTCACTGGAAGTACCGGAATAAAGAATCCTTGCGCTGGATCAACGCCATAGTAGTTGATATAGATAAAAAGATACCTATTGTTGAGTTATTAACTTTGATAGATGCTGCAGGACTGCCAGGGGCTACTTTAATAAATCGTACTCCAAGCGGTGGCTGGCATGTGTATTGGAAGATTGATAGAGTTAGGGCTTTCAGTGGGGCCTTGAAGCAGTATGAAGATATTACTAAGACTATAGCTTATTACTTAGGTGCCGATGATAATGCTTTGACGGCTGAAAGGTATTTCCGTGTTCCTAAAGATGTACAGTTTTTTTCTAAAGAGAACAGTTATGATTTTGAGACACTTATTAACTGGTTAGCTACTAAAGATGTACCAGCAACTGCAGAGAAAAATTATGGACAGTTAAAGTTTATATCAAAAGGTATCTTAAATCATCCGGCAATCAGAAAGTTATTAAAGGGTGTTGAAGAAGGTAAAAGGGACAATACAGCTTTCACATTAGCTTTAGTTTATAAGGTAGAAGGTTACAGCAAGGAACAAACGTTACAGGCGTTAGAAGCGTGGAATGTCAAGAACACTCCTATGCTTTCTTATGCCCAATTACGATCCAAAGTTAAAAGTGCTTTTAAATCAAAGTATAAAGGGCCTAAATCTAGTTATGTTACTGAACTTAGTGGCATACCTTTTACTTATCGTGTAATTAAAAATGATGAGCATCCAAAGGAACGAAAGCGTAAGGAATACGTTAAATTGTCCACTATTAAAAGTGCAATAATTTATGCGCTTAAAAAGGTTGGTGGCCAGTTATCTATCAGTCAATCAAAACTAGCAAAAGTCTTAGGGGTATCTCTGCGCTCTTTACAGAAAGCTATTTCAGAGTTAAGAAGAAAGAATAAATTAATCAGCATGAGTACAGGAACTGGCAAAAGCACAGTTACTGTATATAAGTTATGCACTAATAGCGGAAGATATGAATCAAAAGAGATTCAATTAGAATTATTCCAAAACCTACAAATCCCTTTTTTAACGCAAATCCTATTACATATGGATGTGGTGGTGGGTGGGAATCCATTCCCTGATTCTATCTCTGTTTTATTATGA